One genomic segment of Pseudomonas chlororaphis subsp. aurantiaca includes these proteins:
- a CDS encoding nucleobase:cation symporter-2 family protein → MKTPSVSPQRPEDENLGLGANMAYGLQHVLTMYGGIVAVPLIVGQAAGLAPADIGLLIAASLFAGGLATLLQTLGLPFFGCQLPLVQGVSFSGVATMVAIVSSGGEGGFQSILGAVIAASLIGLLITPVFSRITKFFPPLVTGIVITTIGLTLMPVAARWAMGGNSHAENFGSMANIGLAAITLVLVLLLSKIGSATISRLSILLAMVVGTIIAVFLGMADFSMVTQGPMFGFPAPFHFGMPTFHFAAILSMCIVIMVTLVETSADILAVGEIIDTKVDSKRLGNGLRADMLSSMIAPIFGSFTQSAFAQNVGLVAVTGIKSRYVVATGGVVLVILGLLPFMGRVIAAVPTSVLGGAGIVLFGTVAASGIRTLSKVDYRNNVNLIIVATSIGFGMIPIAAPNFYDHFPSWFATIFHSGISSSAIMAIALNLTFNHFTLGNSDQQSVFAVASERTLRYQDLAALREGDYFSGGKLHDAEGNEIPVVDTSHGEHSAATHQPSAHASGAVETSKV, encoded by the coding sequence ATGAAAACGCCCTCTGTTTCACCGCAACGGCCTGAAGATGAAAACCTCGGTCTTGGCGCAAATATGGCTTACGGCCTGCAACATGTTCTGACCATGTACGGCGGTATCGTTGCGGTGCCTTTGATCGTCGGCCAGGCCGCCGGCCTGGCCCCGGCGGACATCGGTCTGCTGATTGCGGCATCGTTGTTTGCCGGCGGCCTGGCGACACTCCTGCAGACTCTCGGCCTGCCGTTTTTCGGTTGTCAGTTGCCGCTGGTCCAGGGCGTGTCCTTCTCGGGCGTGGCGACCATGGTGGCGATTGTCAGTAGCGGTGGCGAAGGGGGCTTCCAGTCGATTCTCGGGGCGGTGATCGCCGCCTCGCTGATCGGTCTGCTGATCACTCCGGTGTTTTCACGCATCACCAAGTTCTTTCCGCCGCTGGTCACAGGCATCGTGATCACCACCATCGGCCTGACCCTGATGCCGGTGGCCGCGCGCTGGGCCATGGGTGGCAACAGCCATGCGGAAAACTTCGGCAGCATGGCCAATATCGGCCTGGCGGCAATCACCCTGGTGTTGGTGTTGCTGCTGAGCAAGATCGGCAGCGCGACCATCTCGCGGCTGTCGATCCTGCTGGCCATGGTGGTGGGGACGATCATCGCGGTGTTCCTGGGCATGGCCGATTTCTCCATGGTCACCCAGGGGCCGATGTTCGGTTTCCCGGCACCCTTTCATTTCGGCATGCCGACCTTCCATTTCGCCGCCATCCTGTCGATGTGCATCGTGATCATGGTGACCCTGGTGGAGACCTCGGCCGACATCCTCGCGGTGGGTGAGATCATCGACACCAAGGTCGACTCCAAGCGCCTGGGCAATGGCCTGCGCGCCGACATGCTGTCGAGCATGATCGCGCCGATCTTCGGTTCCTTCACCCAGAGCGCCTTCGCTCAGAACGTCGGGCTGGTGGCGGTGACCGGGATCAAGAGCCGCTACGTGGTGGCCACCGGTGGGGTGGTCCTGGTGATCCTCGGCCTGCTGCCGTTCATGGGGCGGGTGATTGCGGCTGTGCCGACCTCAGTGCTCGGCGGTGCCGGTATCGTGCTGTTCGGCACCGTGGCGGCCAGCGGTATCCGGACCCTGTCCAAGGTCGACTACCGCAACAACGTCAACCTGATCATCGTCGCCACCTCGATCGGCTTCGGCATGATTCCCATCGCCGCGCCGAACTTCTACGACCATTTCCCAAGCTGGTTCGCCACCATCTTCCATTCCGGCATCAGCTCGTCGGCGATCATGGCCATCGCGCTGAACCTGACTTTCAACCACTTCACCCTGGGCAACTCGGACCAGCAATCGGTGTTCGCCGTGGCGTCCGAGCGCACCCTGCGCTACCAGGACCTGGCGGCGCTGCGTGAAGGCGACTATTTCAGCGGCGGCAAGCTGCACGATGCCGAGGGTAACGAGATCCCAGTGGTGGATACGTCCCATGGCGAGCATTCTGCGGCTACTCATCAGCCCTCGGCCCATGCCTCGGGCGCGGTCGAAACCAGCAAGGTCTAG
- a CDS encoding arylamine N-acetyltransferase family protein, producing MSQPHLMNFALYLQRLGYDSAPPPTLATLCELQLRHTSTFAFESLSTLLRVPVPIDLASVEHKVLHEGRGGYCYELNQMYLVLLQYLGYEARGITGRVVMGGPEDAWPARTHRLVLLTLDGVRYVSDVGFGGMVPTAPLLLDTGDEQATPHEPYRITERDGSYTLRAKVVGEWRAMYVFDLQRQEAADYEMGNWFVSTHKDSPFLGQLKVALMGEGLRRTLNNGSYAVHRLGQDSERRQITDPDELIALLQNEFAIRVPRHPRLREVLGELLAVPQSA from the coding sequence ATGAGTCAGCCCCACCTGATGAACTTCGCGCTTTACCTGCAACGGCTCGGCTACGACAGCGCACCGCCACCGACCCTGGCGACCTTGTGCGAGCTGCAGTTGCGCCACACCAGTACCTTCGCCTTCGAAAGCCTGTCGACCCTGTTGCGCGTGCCGGTACCGATCGACCTGGCTTCGGTGGAACACAAGGTCCTGCATGAGGGCCGTGGCGGCTACTGCTACGAACTCAACCAGATGTACCTGGTGCTGTTGCAGTACCTGGGCTACGAGGCGCGCGGCATTACCGGGCGGGTGGTGATGGGCGGGCCGGAAGATGCCTGGCCGGCGCGTACCCACCGCCTGGTGCTGCTGACCCTGGATGGCGTGCGTTATGTCTCGGATGTCGGCTTTGGCGGCATGGTGCCTACCGCGCCGCTGCTGCTCGATACCGGGGACGAGCAGGCCACGCCCCACGAGCCCTATCGCATCACCGAGCGTGACGGCAGCTACACCCTGCGCGCCAAGGTCGTCGGCGAGTGGCGGGCGATGTATGTGTTCGACTTGCAGCGGCAGGAAGCGGCAGATTACGAGATGGGCAACTGGTTCGTCTCGACCCACAAGGACTCACCGTTTCTCGGCCAGCTGAAAGTCGCGCTGATGGGCGAAGGCCTGCGCCGGACCCTCAACAACGGCAGCTACGCCGTGCATCGCCTGGGCCAGGACAGCGAGCGGCGGCAGATCACCGACCCCGACGAGTTGATTGCCCTGTTGCAGAACGAGTTCGCCATTCGGGTCCCCCGGCATCCGCGGCTGCGAGAAGTCCTTGGCGAATTACTGGCAGTGCCGCAATCGGCCTGA
- a CDS encoding MFS transporter has translation MNKTLLAALILGISIVGLSIGSTVPVIALRLYQAGASNTQIGIMSALPAAGMMLSAFLVNGLCRRLSRRQIYLLCFSLCAFSIGALEIPGISLTGLGLARIVMGFGAGLIIILGETWVNEMAADTVRGRVIAVYTTCFTVFQMIGPGLVALLGTKGPAVIATVSAGYLLAIAAIWLTLPRQRPVAAHAENKSFSVLGFIRVAPALCVGILFFAFFDTVILSLFPVYAATHGYAIKLAALMVSIILLGDAAFQFPLGWLSDKAGRAAIYLGCGVVSLAIGLGLPLLMNYPALLWPSLVILGAAAGGVYTLAIILIGQEFSGPDLVTANASAGLLWGIGSLLGPLLSGGAMSSSVHGLPLALSAAAAVVVLFALSLVRQGLPDRVAE, from the coding sequence ATGAACAAAACCCTGTTGGCCGCGCTGATCCTCGGCATCTCGATTGTCGGCCTGAGCATCGGCTCCACCGTGCCGGTCATTGCCTTGCGCCTGTACCAGGCCGGCGCCTCGAACACCCAGATCGGCATCATGTCGGCCCTTCCCGCCGCCGGCATGATGCTGTCGGCTTTCCTGGTGAACGGCCTGTGCCGGAGACTCAGCCGCCGGCAGATCTACCTGCTGTGTTTCAGCCTGTGCGCCTTCAGCATCGGCGCCCTGGAAATCCCCGGGATCAGCCTCACCGGCCTGGGGCTGGCGCGGATCGTCATGGGCTTCGGCGCCGGGCTGATCATCATCCTGGGGGAAACCTGGGTCAACGAGATGGCCGCGGACACCGTGCGCGGACGGGTGATCGCGGTCTACACCACCTGCTTCACCGTATTCCAAATGATTGGCCCGGGCCTGGTGGCCCTGCTCGGCACCAAAGGTCCAGCGGTGATCGCCACCGTCAGCGCGGGTTACCTGCTGGCCATTGCGGCGATCTGGTTGACCCTGCCACGCCAGCGCCCTGTCGCCGCCCACGCCGAGAACAAGAGCTTCTCGGTACTGGGCTTTATCCGGGTGGCGCCGGCGCTGTGCGTGGGCATCCTGTTCTTCGCCTTCTTCGATACGGTGATTCTCTCGCTGTTTCCGGTCTATGCCGCGACTCACGGCTACGCCATCAAACTCGCGGCGCTGATGGTCAGTATCATTCTGCTGGGGGATGCGGCGTTCCAGTTTCCCCTGGGCTGGCTGTCGGACAAGGCCGGACGCGCCGCCATCTACCTGGGCTGCGGCGTGGTGTCGTTGGCGATCGGCCTGGGGCTGCCGTTGCTGATGAACTACCCGGCGCTGCTCTGGCCGAGCCTGGTGATACTCGGCGCGGCGGCCGGCGGGGTGTATACCCTGGCGATCATCCTGATCGGCCAGGAATTCAGCGGCCCCGACCTGGTCACGGCCAACGCCAGTGCGGGGTTGTTGTGGGGTATCGGCAGCCTGCTGGGGCCGCTGCTCAGCGGCGGCGCCATGAGCAGTAGCGTCCACGGCCTGCCCTTGGCGCTATCAGCGGCCGCCGCCGTGGTGGTGCTGTTCGCCTTGTCGCTGGTCCGGCAAGGGCTGCCGGACCGGGTCGCGGAGTAA
- the gltX gene encoding glutamate--tRNA ligase, which translates to MTTVRTRIAPSPTGDPHVGTAYIALFNYCFAKQHGGEFILRIEDTDQLRSTRESEQQIFDALRWLGINWSEGPDVGGPHGPYRQSERSEIYRKYTQQLVDMGHAFPCFCTAEELDQMRAEQMARGETPRYDGRALLLPKEEVARRLAAGEPHVIRMKVPSEGVCVVPDMLRGDVEIPWDRMDMQVLMKTDGLPTYFLANVVDDHLMGITHVLRGEEWLPSAPKLILLYEYFGWEQPQLCYMPLLRNPDKSKLSKRKNPTSVTFYERMGFMPEAMLNYLGRMGWSMPDEREKFSLQEMVDNFDLSRVSLGGPIFDIEKLSWLNGQWLRDLPVEEFASRVQTWALNPEYLMKIAPHVQGRVETFSQIAPLAGFFFAGGVTPDAKLFESKKLSGDQVRQLMQLILWKLESLRQWEKDSITATIQAVVESLELKLRDAMPLMFAAITGQASSVSVLDAMEILGPDLTRFRLRQAIDLLGGVSKKENKEWEKLLGAIA; encoded by the coding sequence ATGACCACCGTCCGCACGCGCATCGCGCCATCGCCTACCGGGGATCCCCACGTAGGTACCGCTTACATCGCCTTGTTCAACTACTGCTTCGCCAAGCAGCACGGCGGTGAGTTCATCCTGCGCATCGAAGACACCGATCAACTGCGTTCGACCCGCGAGTCCGAGCAGCAGATTTTCGACGCCTTGCGCTGGTTGGGCATCAACTGGAGCGAAGGCCCGGACGTGGGCGGCCCGCACGGCCCTTACCGGCAGAGCGAGCGTAGCGAGATCTACCGGAAGTACACCCAGCAGCTGGTCGACATGGGTCATGCCTTCCCGTGCTTCTGCACCGCCGAAGAGCTGGACCAGATGCGCGCCGAGCAGATGGCCCGTGGCGAGACGCCGCGCTACGACGGCCGCGCGCTGCTGCTGCCCAAGGAAGAGGTCGCCCGCCGCCTGGCCGCTGGCGAACCGCACGTGATCCGCATGAAGGTGCCGAGCGAAGGCGTCTGCGTGGTGCCGGACATGCTGCGTGGCGATGTCGAGATCCCGTGGGATCGCATGGACATGCAGGTGCTGATGAAGACCGATGGCCTGCCGACCTACTTCCTGGCCAACGTGGTCGACGACCACCTGATGGGCATCACCCACGTATTGCGTGGCGAGGAATGGCTGCCTTCGGCGCCGAAACTGATTCTGCTCTACGAGTATTTCGGCTGGGAACAGCCGCAGCTGTGCTACATGCCGCTGCTGCGCAACCCGGACAAGAGCAAGCTGTCCAAGCGCAAGAACCCGACCTCGGTGACCTTCTACGAGCGCATGGGTTTCATGCCGGAAGCCATGCTCAACTACCTGGGCCGCATGGGCTGGTCGATGCCGGACGAGCGCGAGAAGTTCTCGCTGCAGGAAATGGTCGACAACTTCGACCTGTCGCGCGTCTCCCTGGGCGGGCCAATCTTCGATATCGAGAAGCTGTCGTGGCTCAATGGCCAGTGGCTGCGCGACCTGCCGGTGGAAGAGTTCGCCAGCCGCGTGCAGACCTGGGCGCTGAACCCCGAATACCTGATGAAGATCGCGCCGCACGTGCAGGGCCGGGTGGAGACCTTCAGCCAGATAGCACCGCTGGCCGGGTTCTTCTTCGCCGGTGGCGTGACTCCGGATGCCAAGCTGTTCGAATCGAAGAAGCTGTCGGGCGACCAGGTACGGCAACTGATGCAACTGATCCTGTGGAAGCTGGAAAGCCTGCGTCAGTGGGAAAAGGACAGCATCACCGCGACCATCCAGGCCGTGGTCGAATCCCTGGAGCTGAAGCTGCGTGATGCCATGCCGCTGATGTTCGCCGCGATCACCGGTCAGGCCAGCTCGGTCTCGGTGCTCGATGCCATGGAGATTCTGGGGCCGGACCTGACCCGTTTCCGCCTGCGCCAGGCCATCGACCTGCTGGGTGGCGTGTCGAAGAAAGAAAACAAAGAGTGGGAAAAGCTGTTGGGCGCCATCGCCTGA
- the uvrB gene encoding excinuclease ABC subunit UvrB → MSEFQLVTRFQPAGDQPEAIRLMVEGIEAGLAHQTLLGVTGSGKTFSIANVIAQVQRPTLVLAPNKTLAAQLYGEFKAFFPNNAVEYFVSYYDYYQPEAYVPSSDTFIEKDASINDHIEQMRLSATKALLERKDAIIVTTVSCIYGLGSPETYLKMVLHVDRGDKLDQRALLRRLADLQYTRNDMDFARATFRVRGDVIDIYPAESDLEAIRIELFDDEVESISAFDPLTGEVIRKLPRFTFYPKSHYVTPRETLLDAIEGIKVELQERLEYLRSNNKLVEAQRLEQRTRFDLEMILELGYCNGIENYSRYLSGRPAGAAPPTLYDYLPADALLVIDESHVSVPQVGAMYKGDRSRKETLVEYGFRLPSALDNRPMRFDEWESVSPQTIFVSATPGNYEAEHAGRVVEQVVRPTGLVDPQVEVRPALTQVDDLLSEITKRVAVEERVLVTTLTKRMAEDLTDYLADHGVRVRYLHSDIDTVERVEIIRDLRLGTFDVLVGINLLREGLDMPEVSLVAILDADKEGFLRSERSLIQTIGRAARNLNGRAILYADRITGSMERAIGETERRRDKQIAFNLANGITPKGVFKDVADIMEGATVPGSRSKKRKGMAKAAEENARYENELRSPSEIAKRIRQLEEKMYQLARDLEFEAAAQMRDEIGKLRERLLTV, encoded by the coding sequence ATGTCTGAATTCCAGCTAGTCACCCGCTTCCAGCCCGCCGGCGATCAGCCGGAAGCCATCCGCCTGATGGTCGAGGGCATCGAGGCCGGGTTGGCGCACCAGACGCTGCTCGGTGTGACCGGCTCGGGCAAGACCTTCAGCATCGCCAACGTGATCGCCCAGGTGCAGCGCCCGACCCTGGTGCTGGCGCCGAACAAGACCCTGGCCGCGCAGCTGTACGGCGAGTTCAAGGCGTTCTTCCCGAACAACGCGGTGGAGTACTTCGTTTCCTACTACGACTACTACCAGCCGGAAGCCTATGTACCGTCCTCCGACACCTTTATCGAGAAGGACGCCTCGATCAACGACCATATCGAGCAGATGCGTCTGTCGGCGACCAAGGCGCTGCTGGAGCGTAAGGACGCGATCATCGTCACCACGGTGTCCTGCATCTACGGCCTGGGCAGCCCGGAAACCTATCTGAAGATGGTGTTGCACGTCGATCGCGGCGACAAGCTCGACCAGCGCGCCCTGCTGCGCCGCCTGGCCGACCTGCAATACACCCGCAACGACATGGATTTTGCCCGCGCCACCTTTCGCGTGCGCGGCGATGTGATCGATATCTACCCGGCGGAGTCCGACCTGGAAGCGATTCGCATCGAGCTGTTCGATGACGAGGTGGAAAGCATCTCCGCCTTCGACCCGCTGACCGGCGAAGTGATTCGCAAGCTGCCGCGTTTCACCTTCTATCCCAAGAGCCACTACGTGACGCCGCGGGAAACCCTGCTGGACGCCATCGAGGGGATCAAGGTCGAGCTGCAGGAGCGCCTGGAATACCTGCGCAGCAACAACAAGCTGGTGGAAGCCCAGCGTCTGGAGCAGCGCACCCGTTTTGACCTGGAGATGATCCTCGAGCTGGGCTACTGCAACGGCATCGAAAACTACTCGCGCTACCTGTCCGGGCGGCCTGCCGGGGCGGCGCCACCGACCCTGTATGACTACCTGCCGGCGGACGCCTTGCTGGTGATCGACGAGTCCCATGTCAGTGTGCCGCAGGTCGGCGCCATGTACAAAGGCGACCGCTCCCGCAAGGAAACCCTGGTGGAGTACGGCTTCCGCCTGCCCTCGGCGCTGGACAACCGGCCGATGCGTTTCGACGAATGGGAAAGCGTCAGCCCGCAGACGATTTTCGTCTCGGCCACGCCGGGCAACTATGAAGCCGAACATGCCGGCCGGGTGGTCGAGCAGGTGGTGCGCCCCACCGGCCTGGTCGACCCGCAGGTGGAAGTGCGTCCGGCGCTGACCCAGGTCGATGACCTGCTGTCGGAAATCACCAAGCGCGTGGCCGTGGAAGAGCGGGTCCTGGTGACCACCCTGACCAAGCGCATGGCCGAGGACCTGACCGATTACCTCGCCGATCACGGTGTGCGCGTGCGTTATCTGCACTCGGACATCGACACCGTGGAGCGGGTCGAGATCATCCGCGACCTGCGCCTGGGCACCTTCGATGTGCTGGTGGGGATCAACCTGCTGCGCGAAGGCCTGGACATGCCGGAAGTGTCGCTGGTGGCGATTCTCGATGCGGACAAGGAAGGTTTCCTGCGTTCCGAGCGCTCGCTGATCCAGACCATCGGCCGGGCCGCGCGTAACCTCAACGGCCGGGCGATTCTCTACGCCGACCGCATCACCGGCTCCATGGAGCGGGCGATTGGCGAGACCGAGCGCCGTCGTGACAAGCAGATCGCCTTCAACCTGGCCAATGGCATCACCCCCAAAGGCGTGTTCAAGGACGTCGCCGACATCATGGAAGGCGCCACCGTGCCCGGTTCGCGCAGCAAGAAGCGCAAGGGCATGGCCAAGGCCGCCGAGGAAAATGCCCGCTACGAAAACGAACTGCGTTCGCCCAGCGAGATCGCCAAGCGCATCCGCCAGCTCGAAGAGAAGATGTACCAGCTGGCTCGCGACCTGGAATTCGAAGCCGCGGCGCAGATGCGCGACGAAATCGGCAAGCTGCGCGAGCGTTTGCTGACGGTCTGA
- a CDS encoding GNAT family N-acetyltransferase, with protein METLEGPRILLRPLQLSDADALVKAAGDGQLWNLPFTVVPSSETVNDYLQIALGGRDAGTVQPFATVLKASNEVIGCTRFWKIDRKNRKLEIGSTWIATRWQKTFVNTEAKYLMLRHAFEVLGCVRVQFTTDEINEKSRNAILRLGAKQEGIVRHERIMPDGRKRNSVRFSIIDDEWPQVRQHLEHKLAYPDQAQA; from the coding sequence ATGGAAACACTGGAAGGCCCGCGAATCCTCCTGCGACCGCTGCAGCTCTCCGACGCCGACGCCCTAGTCAAGGCCGCTGGAGATGGCCAGTTGTGGAACCTGCCATTCACCGTGGTGCCGTCCAGCGAGACTGTGAACGATTACTTGCAGATAGCCCTCGGCGGCCGCGATGCTGGCACAGTCCAGCCCTTCGCCACCGTCCTCAAGGCCAGCAACGAGGTGATCGGCTGCACCCGCTTCTGGAAGATCGACCGCAAGAACCGCAAGCTGGAAATCGGTAGCACCTGGATCGCCACGCGCTGGCAGAAAACCTTCGTCAACACTGAAGCCAAGTACCTGATGCTGCGCCATGCCTTCGAAGTACTCGGCTGCGTGCGGGTGCAATTCACCACCGACGAAATCAATGAGAAGTCGCGCAACGCCATTTTGCGTCTAGGAGCTAAACAGGAAGGCATCGTGCGTCATGAACGGATCATGCCCGATGGCCGCAAGCGCAACTCGGTGCGCTTCAGCATCATCGACGATGAGTGGCCGCAGGTGAGGCAACACCTCGAACACAAGTTGGCCTACCCGGATCAGGCCCAAGCCTGA
- a CDS encoding amino acid aminotransferase, protein MSLFSAVEMAPRDPILGLNEAFNADTRTNKVNLGVGVYCNEEGRIPLLRAVVEAETIRAAQHASRGYLPIDGIAAYDQAVQKLLFGNDSPLLAAGRVVTTQAVGGTGALKIGADFLKQLLPDAVVAISDPSWENHRALFETAGFPVQNYRYYDAATHDVNRVGLLEDLNALPAQSIVVLHACCHNPTGVDLSPEDWKNVLQVVKAKNLVPFLDMAYQGFGDGIAEDAAAVRLFAESGLTFFVSSSFSKSFSLYGERVGALSIVSESKEESARVLSQVKRVIRTNYSNPPTHGASIVAAVLNSPELRTQWEAELAEMRLRIRGMRLQMVDLLAKGAPQRDFSFVARQRGMFSYSGLTVDQVTRLRNEFGIYALDTGRICVAALNQSNIDVVTKAIIQVI, encoded by the coding sequence ATGAGCCTGTTCTCCGCTGTCGAAATGGCACCACGCGATCCTATCCTGGGCCTCAACGAAGCATTCAACGCCGATACCCGTACCAACAAGGTCAACCTGGGGGTCGGTGTTTACTGCAACGAGGAGGGGCGAATTCCACTCCTGCGCGCCGTTGTCGAAGCCGAGACGATCCGCGCCGCTCAACATGCTTCCCGTGGCTACCTGCCGATCGACGGTATCGCCGCCTACGACCAGGCCGTGCAGAAGCTGCTGTTCGGCAACGATTCGCCGCTGCTGGCCGCCGGTCGCGTGGTTACCACCCAGGCCGTCGGCGGTACCGGCGCACTGAAGATCGGTGCCGACTTCCTCAAGCAACTGCTGCCTGACGCTGTCGTGGCCATCAGCGATCCAAGCTGGGAAAACCACCGCGCGCTGTTCGAAACCGCCGGTTTCCCGGTTCAGAACTACCGCTACTACGACGCCGCCACCCACGACGTGAACCGCGTCGGCCTGCTGGAAGACCTGAATGCCCTGCCAGCCCAGTCGATCGTGGTCCTGCACGCCTGCTGCCACAACCCGACCGGCGTCGACCTGAGCCCGGAAGACTGGAAAAACGTGCTGCAGGTGGTCAAGGCGAAAAACCTCGTGCCGTTCCTCGACATGGCCTACCAGGGCTTCGGTGACGGCATCGCCGAAGACGCCGCCGCCGTACGCCTGTTCGCCGAATCGGGCCTGACTTTCTTCGTCTCCAGCTCGTTCTCCAAGTCGTTCTCGCTGTACGGCGAACGCGTTGGCGCCCTGTCGATCGTCAGCGAGTCGAAAGAAGAAAGCGCGCGCGTGCTGTCGCAAGTCAAACGCGTGATCCGCACCAACTACTCCAACCCGCCGACCCACGGTGCAAGCATCGTTGCCGCGGTGCTCAACAGCCCGGAACTGCGCACCCAGTGGGAAGCCGAACTGGCCGAAATGCGCCTGCGCATCCGCGGCATGCGCCTGCAGATGGTCGACCTGCTGGCCAAGGGCGCGCCACAGCGCGACTTCAGCTTCGTCGCCCGTCAGCGCGGCATGTTCTCCTACTCCGGCCTGACCGTCGATCAAGTGACGCGCCTGCGCAACGAGTTCGGCATCTATGCCCTGGACACCGGCCGCATCTGCGTGGCCGCGCTGAACCAGAGCAACATCGACGTCGTGACCAAGGCCATCATCCAGGTGATCTGA